The DNA segment CTCAAGCGCGCGGTGCTCTTCCTGAACCTCGCGGACGACCCGGCCGTCGAGCGGCTCATCACGCCCCGCATGGCGCTGACCGCCGCCGAGTTCCTTGCGTACGAGGTCGGCATGCACGTGCTGGCGATCCTGACGGACATGACGAACTACGCGGAGGCGCTGCGGCAGATCGGCGCGGCTCGGGAGGAGGTACCCGGCCGCCGCGGCTATCCCGGGTACACGTACACGGACCTCGCGACGATCTACGAGCGGGCGGGGCGGATCCAGGGCCGGCCGGGCTCGATCACCCAAATCCCCATCATGGCGATCCCCGACGACGACTGGACCCACCCGGTCGCCGACCTGACCGGATACATCACGGAGGGTCAGATCGCGGTGAACCGGGAGCTGCACCGCAAGGGGATCTACCCGCCGATCGACCCGCTGCCGTCCCTTTCGAGGCTCATGGACGCCGGGATCGGCAAGGACCGGACGCGGGAGGACCACAAGCAGGTCTCGGACCAGCTGTACGCCGCATACGCGGAGGGCAAGGACGTGCGGGGCCTCGTGGCGATCGTCGGGAAGGAGGCCCTCTCCGACCGAGATCGGAAGATGCTCGAGTTCGCGGATCGGTTCGAGCAGGAGTTCATCCGCCAAGGTTCCGAGGAGGACCGGAGCATCGTCGACACCCTCGAGATAGGCTGGAAGCTCCTGGCGACGCTGGACGAGGCCTGGCTCACGAAGATCGACCGAAAGACGCTCGAGAAGTACCATCCGAAGTACCGGGGCGCGGCGAAGGTGAGCGCGTAGGATGGTCCTCGCCGAGTACAAGCCGACCCGATCCCAGCTGCTCCAGCTCCGGCGCACCCGACGCATGGCGGAGCGGGGCCACCGCCTGCTGAAGCTGAAGCGGGACGCGTTGATCGTCGAGTTCTTCCGCGTGCTCGAGCGGGCGAAGACGCTCCGATCGAACCTCGCGGAGAAGTACCGGGTCGCGGAACAGCGCATCGCGATCGCCCGCGCGATCGAAGGGTCCATCGGGGTGCGGTCCGCCGCGCTCGCGTCCCGAGAGGTGCCGACCCTGCAGCTGAAGACGAAGAACGTCATGGGGATCATCGTCCCGAAGATCGACGCGAAGAGCGTCCGGAAGAAGCTCGAGGACCGCGGCTACGGCATCATCACGACGTCCGCCCGGATCGACGAGGCGGCGGAGGCGTACGAGGCACTCGTCGAGGACATCGTCGTGGCGGCGGAGATCGAGACGACGATGCGGCGCCTCATCGAGGAGATCGAGAAGGTGAAGCGTCGCGTGAAC comes from the Thermoplasmata archaeon genome and includes:
- a CDS encoding V-type ATP synthase subunit B, with the protein product MAKEYRTITKIAGPLIFVENTEPVGYNELVEVSLPDGRRKRGQVLDSSTSVVVVQIFEGTAGMDRQSSVKFLGETIKLSVSREMLGRVLTGSGEPADGGPPILPEKRVEIQGAAINPYSREHPAEFIQTGISTIDGLNTLVRGQKLPLFSGAGLPHNEVALQIARQAKVLGSKEPFGVVFAAMGITHEEARVFMNDFERTGALKRAVLFLNLADDPAVERLITPRMALTAAEFLAYEVGMHVLAILTDMTNYAEALRQIGAAREEVPGRRGYPGYTYTDLATIYERAGRIQGRPGSITQIPIMAIPDDDWTHPVADLTGYITEGQIAVNRELHRKGIYPPIDPLPSLSRLMDAGIGKDRTREDHKQVSDQLYAAYAEGKDVRGLVAIVGKEALSDRDRKMLEFADRFEQEFIRQGSEEDRSIVDTLEIGWKLLATLDEAWLTKIDRKTLEKYHPKYRGAAKVSA
- a CDS encoding V-type ATP synthase subunit D — its product is MVLAEYKPTRSQLLQLRRTRRMAERGHRLLKLKRDALIVEFFRVLERAKTLRSNLAEKYRVAEQRIAIARAIEGSIGVRSAALASREVPTLQLKTKNVMGIIVPKIDAKSVRKKLEDRGYGIITTSARIDEAAEAYEALVEDIVVAAEIETTMRRLIEEIEKVKRRVNALEYRVIPELKSTEAFIRQRLEEMERDNFMRLKRFKQTEGS